Proteins from a genomic interval of Crassostrea angulata isolate pt1a10 chromosome 7, ASM2561291v2, whole genome shotgun sequence:
- the LOC128155717 gene encoding homeobox protein ceh-31-like isoform X1 encodes MSSPSSPNVLPNSDDVVVDKSNSEEETDRKFKEEEEIIDRTEDENNRFQPTFPIIQRPIATTPKRSFFITDILSEDKSSPRTCSAFRPLRVPSSLIANPGSVAEHCLNFSSLKSHSEIDKASESKTFDDDEDIDDDEDDEDDDDDKNSETNRGSCTSPDDSSGGILKQKKPRKARTAFTDHQLNSLEKSFERQKYLSVQDRMELASKLNLTDTQVKTWYQNRRTKWKRQTAVGLELLAEAGNFAAVQRLIQSNPYWFTYHPQATSIISNIDAMYYRHNETSITQRPTLPRMLIHGIQQHINHMSPTNSLFSESRN; translated from the exons ATGTCATCGCCATCGTCACCAAACGTTCTCCCAAATTCCGATGATGTCGTTGTTGACAAATCGAATTCAGAGGAGGAAACAGATAGAAAATTTAAGGAAGAAGAAGAGATCATCGACAGAACAGAAGATGAAAACAATCGTTTTCAACCAACATTTCCCATCATTCAAAGACCTATTGCAACTACCCCAAAACGGTCATTTTTTATCACAGACATTCTGTCAGAAGACAAATCGTCCCCGAGAACTTGCTCGGCCTTCAGACCTCTACGAGTTCCATCGTCGTTAATAGCTAATCCTGGCAGCGTGGCTGAACACTGTTTGAACTTTTCTTCTCTCAAAAGTCATTCAGAGATAGACAAAGCCAgtgaaagtaaaacttttgacgACGACGAAGATATAGACGACGATGAAGATGACGAAGATGATGACGATGATAAAAACAGTG AAACAAATCGGGGTTCATGTACATCGCCTGACGATTCTTCAGGTGGAATCTTAAAGCAGAAAAAGCCCAGAAAGGCGCGAACGGCCTTCACCGATCATCAGCTGAACAGCTTGGAGAAGAGTTTTGAGCGACAGAAATACCTTAGCGTTCAGGATCGAATGGAACTGGCCTCTAAGCTTAATCTGACAGACACACAGGTGAAAACCTGGTACCAAAATAGAAG aaCCAAATGGAAGCGACAGACAGCTGTTGGACTAGAGCTTCTAGCAGAAGCCGGGAATTTTGCTGCCGTTCAACGTCTAATCCAAAGCAACCCGTACTGGTTCACTTATCATCCACAGGCTACCTCCATCATCTCAAACATCGACGCCATGTATTACCGCCATAATGAAACGTCTATCACCCAAAGACCAACACTACCGCGCATGCTCATTCATGGGATTCAGCAACACATAAATCACATGTCACCAACAAACTCATTGTTTTCCGAGAGTAGGAATTAG
- the LOC128155407 gene encoding von Hippel-Lindau disease tumor suppressor-like translates to MALASVNQGVEVRKSKKSVICSLIRFYNRTERGVDIIWLNYEGARVKYKTLQSYEFVDVNTYVGHPWIFLDVESGERLVVDLKSVYEPTTGWVPGQWPPIRKVVNITIPIYSLKDSCIRFFRKHLPKDKLDTLDLPGSLLQEMKERYDTPAIASGLRSSARVQDN, encoded by the exons ATGGCATTAGCCTCTGTAAACCAAGGGGTGGAAGTGAGAAAGTCCAAAAAGTCTGTCATCTGCTCTCTCATTCGCTTTTATAACAGGACTGAAAGAGGAGTTGATATTATATGGTTAAACTATGAAGGTGCAAGAGTGAAATACAAGACTTTGCAATCTTATGAATTCGTAGATGTGAACACTTATGTGGGGCATCCCTGGATATTCTTAGATGTAGAATCTGGAGAGAGACTTGTAGTTGATCTGAAATCTGTGTATGAACCTACAACAGGTTGGGTACCAGGCCAATGGCCGCCGATCAGAAAAGTGGTCAACATTACAATCCCTA TTTACTCACTTAAAGACTCCTGCATAAGATTTTTTCGAAAGCATCTTCCAAAGGACAAGTTAGACACACTGGATTTACCAGGGTCCTTGTTGCAAGAAATGAAAGAGAGATATGACACACCAGCTATAGCAAGTGGACTGAGGTCATCTGCCAGAGTTCAGGacaattaa
- the LOC128155717 gene encoding barH-like 1 homeobox protein isoform X2 yields the protein MSSPSSPNVLPNSDDVVVDKSNSEEETDRKFKEEEEIIDRTEDENNRFQPTFPIIQRPIATTPKRSFFITDILSEDKSSPRTCSAFRPLRVPSSLIANPGSVAEHCLNFSSLKSHSEIDKASESKTFDDDEDIDDDEDDEDDDDDKNSGGILKQKKPRKARTAFTDHQLNSLEKSFERQKYLSVQDRMELASKLNLTDTQVKTWYQNRRTKWKRQTAVGLELLAEAGNFAAVQRLIQSNPYWFTYHPQATSIISNIDAMYYRHNETSITQRPTLPRMLIHGIQQHINHMSPTNSLFSESRN from the exons ATGTCATCGCCATCGTCACCAAACGTTCTCCCAAATTCCGATGATGTCGTTGTTGACAAATCGAATTCAGAGGAGGAAACAGATAGAAAATTTAAGGAAGAAGAAGAGATCATCGACAGAACAGAAGATGAAAACAATCGTTTTCAACCAACATTTCCCATCATTCAAAGACCTATTGCAACTACCCCAAAACGGTCATTTTTTATCACAGACATTCTGTCAGAAGACAAATCGTCCCCGAGAACTTGCTCGGCCTTCAGACCTCTACGAGTTCCATCGTCGTTAATAGCTAATCCTGGCAGCGTGGCTGAACACTGTTTGAACTTTTCTTCTCTCAAAAGTCATTCAGAGATAGACAAAGCCAgtgaaagtaaaacttttgacgACGACGAAGATATAGACGACGATGAAGATGACGAAGATGATGACGATGATAAAAACAGTG GTGGAATCTTAAAGCAGAAAAAGCCCAGAAAGGCGCGAACGGCCTTCACCGATCATCAGCTGAACAGCTTGGAGAAGAGTTTTGAGCGACAGAAATACCTTAGCGTTCAGGATCGAATGGAACTGGCCTCTAAGCTTAATCTGACAGACACACAGGTGAAAACCTGGTACCAAAATAGAAG aaCCAAATGGAAGCGACAGACAGCTGTTGGACTAGAGCTTCTAGCAGAAGCCGGGAATTTTGCTGCCGTTCAACGTCTAATCCAAAGCAACCCGTACTGGTTCACTTATCATCCACAGGCTACCTCCATCATCTCAAACATCGACGCCATGTATTACCGCCATAATGAAACGTCTATCACCCAAAGACCAACACTACCGCGCATGCTCATTCATGGGATTCAGCAACACATAAATCACATGTCACCAACAAACTCATTGTTTTCCGAGAGTAGGAATTAG
- the LOC128155405 gene encoding cap-specific mRNA (nucleoside-2'-O-)-methyltransferase 2-like, translating to MDFVRKRKLSSTGNQLDPCSKQKIKSLFDKKFRYGISGDWKLPPLVQNDCQKWVHPVLQGMKEKLNKVKDKLSDKEIYAWHEHTKFMNIAGNVISNVKQIIRPELCTQAWCKFYEILSSYPLINHESLKLNTVHLCEAPGAFVTSLNHYLVSNEYKGLWTWLGSTLNPYYEENPLGKMIDDDRFIRESFDFWYFGKDNTGNLMDFKNLEGLLDLVSTMGDIHLVTADGSIDCQDDPGEQEQIVSCLHYCEALAGILILSTGGHMVIKKFTMFESQAISLMYILCCLFKEVYVYKPATSKSGNSEVYIVCLNFHGLQERKEEFIKFCKPFFENGISEFRFPESCLPPDFMSEHIRMCEEFTDRQMDTIKCNLDHYPGMSEQYGRWIETVKDACADIYINTYELRPIPINCRMFPFKKKKKKLQTWTQTKCFSAEALAKGRKGTFNDRQRIMGASLLDRIKQITPYKLEKQNLFSYEPDLEHVKDMEKWTLSHGKPVEDVQSSCFCAGNIIQQMNLLQKFQQWTEEVEDLVTEALSVLYSVCNKPMSLNLSEALQGHIDLQNVQQLDFVKEIVGGCFSSERTEQTEGLCHVKGDYSSSEVDSQDYLLKEVTALLRNIKKGSSVVWIFSTCLLRWTAGVVYLLSQCFQKVLIIPSPSSSLTQALVCIQYSSSSSPILTHLEAVAELRTKEDTLLETVPIQVLVNDEEFSYFLRSCNEYVIKRFINESLQKILATASE from the exons ATGGATTTTGTACGAAAGAGGAAACTGTCTTCGACGGGAAATCAATTGGATCCATGCTCAAAACAGAAAATCAAATCTCTCTTTGACAAGAAGTTTAGATACGGGATTTCTGGGGATTGGAAATTGCCACCACTTGTACAAAATGATTGTCAAAAGTGGGTTCACCCAGTTCTTCAGGGTATGAAAGAGAAACTGAACAAAGTGAAAGACAAATTAAGTGACAAGGAAATTTATGCATGGCATGAACACACAAAGTTTATGAACATTGCAGGCAATGTAATATCAAATGTTAAACAGATTATACGCCCAGAACTTTGTACGCAAGCTTGGTGCAAGTTTTACGAAATCCTGTCATCATATCCTTTAATAAACCATGAATCATTGAAGTTGAATACTGTTCATCTATGTGAAGCTCCTGGGGCCTTTGTCACAAGTTTGAATCATTATCTTGTGTCAAATG AGTATAAAGGACTCTGGACTTGGTTAGGCAGCACTTTGAATCCTTACTATGAAGAGAATCCACTGGGAAAAATGATTGATGACGACCGCTTCATCCGAGAGAGCTTTGATTTCTGGTACTTTGGGAAGGACAACACAGGGAATTTGATGGATTTTAAAAACTTGGAGGGCCTTCTTGACTTAGTCTCTACAATGGGAGACATTCACCTG GTGACTGCAGATGGCTCCATTGACTGCCAGGATGATCCTGGGGAACAGGAGCAGATTGTGTCCTGTCTCCATTACTGTGAGGCTCTGGCAGGGATCTTGATTCTCTCTACTGGTGGTCACATGGTCATTAAGAAATTCACCATGTTTGAAAGCCAAGCCATTAGTCTAATGTATATTCTGTGTTGTTTATTCAAAGAG GTCTATGTTTATAAACCGGCAACAAGCAAAAGTGGAAACTCAGAAGTGTATATTGTATGCTTGAATTTTCATGGACTTCAGGAAAGAAAAGAAGAGTTCATTAAATTCTGTAAACCATTTTTTG AGAATGGAATCTCAGAATTTCGATTCCCAGAGAGTTGTCTGCCTCCTGATTTTATGTCTGAACACATTAGAATGTGTGAGGAGTTTActgacagacagatggacactATAAAGTGCAACTTAGATCACTATCCCGGTATGTCTGAGCAGTATGGTCGCTGGATCGAAACTGTCAAGGACGCCTGTGCTGATATATACATCAACACTTATGAACTTCGCCCCATACCAATCAACTGCAGAATGTTTCCTTTCAAAAAG aaaaaaaagaaattgcagACTTGGACTCAAACTAAGTGTTTTTCTGCAGAGGCTTTAGCAAAGGGTAGAAAGGGAACATTCAATGATAGACAGAGGATTATGGGAGCATCCCTACTGGACAGGATTAAACAGATCACTCCATACAAATTAGAAAAACAGAATCTGTTTTCTTATGAG CCAGATTTGGAGCATGTGAAGGACATGGAAAAATGGACGTTGTCACATGGGAAACCAGTGGAGGATGTTCAGAGTTCTTGTTTCTGTGCCGGAAACATCATACAGCAAATGAATCTTCTGCAG AAATTTCAGCAATGGACAGAGGAGGTAGAGGATTTGGTCACTGAGGCTTTGTCTGTTTTGTACTCGGTCTGTAACAAACCGATGTCACTAAACCTCAGTGAGGCACTACAGGGGCACATAGATCTACAGAATGTCCAGCAATTGGACTTTGTTAAAGAA ATTGTTGGTGGATGCTTTTCCAGTGAGAGGACAGAACAGACTGAAGGACTTTGTCATGTAAAGGGAGACTACTCATCAAGTGAAGTAGACTCACAGGATTACTTACTGAAGGAAGTCACTGCTTTACTACGG AATATTAAAAAGGGAAGTTCAGTGGTGTGGATATTTTCTACCTGTCTCCTGCGATGGACTGCAGGAGTTGTCTATCTTTTATCACAATGTTTTCAAAAG GTGCTAATCATCCCCTCCCCCTCTTCATCACTGACTCAAGCCCTGGTGTGCATTCAATACAGTTCAAGCTCATCTCCCATTTTGACCCACTTGGAAGCTGTTGCAGAACTGAGAACAAAAGAAGACACATTACTGGAAACAGTCCCCATTCAAGTTTTAGTGAATG ATGAGgagttttcttattttttaagaagCTGCAATGAATATGTGATCAAACGCTTCATCAATGAATCCCTACAGAAAATACTAGCTACAGCAAGTGAATGA
- the LOC128155406 gene encoding sulfiredoxin-1-like, translated as MTVIPEKKCSPCQFGPHNVYVLILFSFVIFKGLDSVSFYASCPTFIFPSNWFLELNRRLKMSTDQDSSIHSKHIAEVHNVPISVLIRPFASVLDNVKVESLMKTIQNEGESDNVPPIDVLWVKGREGGDYFYSFGGCHRYEAYKRLNRETIPCKLFRSTTGDLRTYLGSSTPDLL; from the exons ATGACAGTTATTCCGGAGAAAAAATGTAGCCCCTGTCAGTTTGGACCACATAATGTTTATGTGTTGATACTATTCAGCTTTGTAATTTTCAAAGGTCTGGATTCTGTGTCGTTTTATGCAAGCTGTCCTACTTTCATTTTCCCGAGTAATTGGTTTCTGGAGTTGAACAGGCGTTTAAAGATGTCAACTGACCAGGATTCATCTATCCACAGTAAACACATTGCAGAAGTACACAATGTACCAATATCAGTTTTGATTCGACCGTTTGCATCTGTTCTAGATAATGTGAAAGTGGAATCTCTGATGAAAACCATACAG AATGAGGGTGAATCGGACAACGTTCCACCGATCGATGTTTTGTGGGTCAAGGGGAGAGAAGGAGGGGACTATTTTTACTCCTTCGGGGGCTGTCATCGATACGAAGCATATAAACGTTTAAACAGAGAAACAATTCCGTGCAAACTGTTTAGATCCACCACTGGTGATTTACGAACGTATTTAGGAAGTTCAACGCCGGATCTGTTATAg